The following DNA comes from Allobranchiibius huperziae.
CACGCTGTCGAACCTGTTGCGGATGCTCTACTCGCGCGCCGGCACCTACCCGCAGGGCGCGAAACGTCTGGGGGCGGAGGCGTTCTCGCCGAACACCGCTGCCGGCGCATGTCCGGTGTGCCACGGACTCGGCGAGGTGCACGACGTGGCCGAAGACCTGTTGGTGCCGGACCCGTCGCTCAGCATCCGCGACGGCGCGATCGCCGCGTGGCCGGGAGCCTGGCAGGGCAAGAACCTGCTGCGCATCACCAAGACCGTCGGCATCGACGTCGACGTCCCGTGGCGCGACCTGGCCCGCAAGGACCGCGATTGGCTGCTCTACACCGACGAGCAGCCGCGGGTGCTCGTCGATCGCCGCGGCGAGGCCGACGACTCCACCGGCCGCGACTACTACGGCACCTTCTGGAGCGCGCGCAAGTACGTGCGACACACGCTGGCCGACACCAAGAGCCAGATGATGCGCGACAAGGCGATGCGCTTCGTACGCAGCGACACCTGCACCGCGTGCGGTGGCACCGGGTTGCAGCCCGACTCGCTGGCGGTCACCGTCCGCGGCCTGAACATCGCGGCGACGAACGCGCTCTCATTCGTCGAGCTGACCGCACTCCTGCGGCCGGTCGCCGAGCTGACGCACGCGGGCGCCGCGACGTCGTACGCCGACTCCGGGGAAGCGACCGAGGTGGCGGTGCGCCTCGCCGGCGACCTGGTGAGCCGGGTGCAGGTGCTGCTCGACCTCGGGCTGGGCTACCTGTCGCTGGGGCGCAGCTCCACGACGCTGTCGCCCGGCGAGGCGCAGCGGCTGCGCATCGCCACCCAGCTGCGGTCGGGTCTCTTCGGGGTGGTCTACGTCCTCGACGAGCCGTCCGCGGGGCTGCACCCCGCCGACGCCGCGCCGCTGCTGGACGTGCTGGACCGGCTGAAGAGCTCGGGCAACTCCCTCTTCGTGGTCGAGCACGACCTGGACGTCGTACGCCGCGCCGACTGGATCATCGACATCGGCCCTGGGGCCGGCGAGCACGGGGGACAGGTGCTCTACTCCGGCCCGGTCGACGGCCTCGAGCAGGTCGAGGAGTCGGTCACCGGCGACTATCTCTTCGGTCGCGCGGAGCCGCTGGAGCGCCCGGGTCGCTCGCCGCACGGGTGGCTGCACCTGCAGGGGATCACCCGGCACAACCTGTCCGACCTCAGCGTCGACGTGCCGCTGTGCGTGCTGACGGCCGTCACCGGCGTGTCCGGGTCGGGTAAGTCGACGCTGGTCACCCAGGTGCTGTCGGAGCTGGTACGTCAGCACCTCGGGCAGGCGAGCGACGACGAGGAGGAGACGGCGTTCGCGGTGGACGTCGACGATGCGACCGGACTGGAGTCGTTCGACCGGCTCGTGCGGGTCGACCAACGCCCGATCGGGCGCACTCCGCGTTCGAACCTCGCGACGTACACAGGGCTCTTCGATGCGGTGCGCAAGCTGTACGCCGCCACTTCGGAGGCCCGCGAGCGCGGGTACGGCGTGGGCCGGTTCTCCTTCAACGTCGCCGAGGGACGGTGCGAGACCTGCCAGGGCGAGGGGTTCGTGTCCGTCGAGCTGCTCTTCCTGCCCGGCACGTACGCGCCGTGCCCCACCTGCCACGGCGCGCGCTACAACGCGGAGACCCTGGAGATCCAGTACCGCGGCAGGAACATCGCCGACGTGCTGGCGCTGTCCGTCGAGGAGGCCGCCGACTTCCTGGCCGACGTGCCTTCGGCCGCCCGCAGCCTGACTACGCTGCGCGAGGTCGGGCTGGGCTATCTGCGGCTGGGTCAGCCGGCGACCGAGCTCAGCGGCGGCGAGGCCCAGCGGATCAAGCTGGCGACCGAGCTGCAGCGCGCCCGCCGCGGGCACGCGCTCTACCTGCTCGACGAGCCAACCGCCGGGTTGCACCCCGCCGACATCGCGCTGCTGGTGCGGCAGCTGCACCGGCTCGTCGACGCCGGCAACACCGTGGTGCTGGTCGAGCACGACCTGGACACCATCGCCAGCGCGGACTGGGTGATCGACCTCGGGCCGGGCGGCGGCGACGCTGGGGGCCATGTGGTGGCGACCGGCACGCCCGGGGAGGTCGCCGCAGCCACCGGCAGTGCGACCGCGCCGTACCTGCGCGCCCGCCTGACCGACTCTTAGCCATCGGGGGGTGGAGATATATCGCCACCCCTCGGTGGTTCCCTACTCCTCGACGGGGCGGCGAGCACCTGGCGGAGGGTCGGTTCGAACGCCGCCGCGATCGCGGCGTACCCGGCGTCGTTGGGGTGGAAGTAGTCCGCCGCGAGCCGCCCGCGCCAGGACGAGGGCCCGGTGACGCGCAGGTCGACCATCACGATCCGACCGGAGGCGTCGGCCGCCTCGACGAAGACGTTCGCGGCGCGCGCGGGGCCGCTCGGCTGCGGGAGGGTGGCGACCAGGGAGCCCGCTGGCACGCTCTCGACCAACCTGGAGTAAGCGCCGGGCAGGGCCGCGCGTCGCCTCCGCCCTCCGAAGAGATCGTTCGAACCCACCATCACCGTGACGAGGTCGTCGTCCCGTACGCCGAGCCGTTCCAGCGCCGGGAGCTGCTGCTCGAGGACGTCGGTCACGCAGGCCCCGGTCGCCGAGAGGTTGATGATCTGCAGGTCGTGGCCGTCGGCGGCCAGGCGGCCGGCGAGCTGTACGACCCACCCCAGGTCGTACGCCGACGCGCCGATGCCCTGCGACATCGAGTCGCCCAGCACGATCCAGCGGCGGCCCGGTCGGTCGATCGTCTCGACGTTCCGGGCGTGCCAGGCGTCCGCGTACGGGGTCGCCTGGCGCCACACCCGCCGTACGCCGGGCACGAGGGCGCTCATCGTGCGTACGACCCGCCCGGGTCCGCGCCCGGTGCGGTTGTCGTAGCCGAGACCCGGGTGTGCCACCCGCGTGGCTCTAGAGCTTGGTCATCTTGCGGAACGGCGTCTCGATACGGCGCGTCGAGCTGCCGAAGTCGACCGTCAGGCCGCTCTTGTCGACGCCGACGACACGGCCCATGCCATAGGTGTCGTGGCAGACCCGGTCGGCGAGCGCGAAGTCCTCGACGTCCGGCTCGACGTGAGCCGCGAAGGGGCTGTTGGCGTGACGCGGCCGGTTGTTTCCAGAGGAAGCCATACCCCTAGTGTGACCGCCCAAAGGGGTGATGCGCGCCAGCGCAGGGTGGTATTCGACCGCGGGCGGGCTGCCGAGCCGCGAATCGCCGACCCGGTACGGCCCGTTCGCCGTCCCGAAATTCGTCGTCAGGCGAAGCGGATGATGCTGACGATTCCGGCGATCAGGCAGTAGATCACGAACGGGTAGAGCGTGCGAGTGCGCAGGAAACGGGTGAGCCAGCGGGCTGCGGCGTACGCCGCGACGAAGGCGACCACGAAGCCCACGAGCACCTGACCGTGGATGCCCTTGCCCTCGGGTCCGAATAGCTCCGGCACCTTCAGCACGCCGGCGGCAAGGATGACCGGGGTCGCGAGCAGGAACGCGAAGTGCACCGCCCGCTCGTGGCTCCAGCCGCGCAGCAGGCCCGCGGAGATCGTTACGCCGGACCGGGAGATGCCGGGCAGGAGTGCGAGCGCCTGGCTGGTGCCGATCGCGATCGCCTCGCCGAAACCGGTGCCCGAGAAGTCGAGTTCCGCGCCGCCGGCGTCGGCGGCGTGAGCGCGGACCGGCGTACGCCGGGCACGGCGGGTCAGCAGCTCCACGGCGAGCAGCACCAGGCCGTTCAGCGTCAGGAAGATCGCGGCGGCCAGCGGGTGGGAGAACAGGTGCCGCAGCGGCTTGTCCAGGACCAGTCCGATGATGCCGATCGGGATGGTGGCGGCCACCAGTAGGACCAACAGACGCGAGCGCGGCGTACGCATCCGGCGGTCCCGCGCCAGGTCGCCGACCCCGCCGAGCACCTGCAGCCAGTCCCGCCACTGGAAGGCGATCAGGGCGAAGGCCGTCGCCACGTGCAGCGCGACGATGAAGGCGAGGAACGGCGTCGCGCTCTTGGATCCCTGCTGCGTCACCAGGTCCGACCAGGATCCGCCGATCCACGCGGGGACCAGCAGGGAGTGCCCGAGGCTCGAGACCGGGAACAGCTCGGTGACGCCTTGCAGCAGGCCCATGACGACGGCCTGCAGGTAGCTGAGGTGATTCACGGCTCGACTTTCATCGGGTTCGTCGGTGTGGAGCGGGATGGGACGTGCGACGGCGGACAGTAGCCGGGCTCCGCTGAAGACTGCCTGTGACCCGCCCGCCGGCCGCTCGGCGACTAGCCTCTCAGAGATGGGTCGGAGGGCGACCGTCGCCGATGTCCACCGCCTCGCGGCGGCGATGCCGTACGCGCAGCGCAAGGCGGGTACGCGGGAGAATCCCGTCTACCAGGTCGGGGGCAAGACGTTCGTCTTCTTCCGCAATCCGCGCCCGGACGCGGTCGATCCGGACACCGGCGAGCGCTACACCGACGTAATAATGCTGCGGGTGCCCGACGAGCAGGACAAGCAGGCGCTGGTGCAGGATCCCGACTCGCCGTTCTTCACCACTCCGCACTTCGAGGGTCACTCCTCGGTGCTGGTGCGCGCGAGTCGCATCGGCGAGGTGGCAGTCGACGAGCTGGCCGAGATCGTCGCGGACGCCTGGCTGTCCTGCGCCTCGGCGGCGCGGCAGCGGGCCTGGCTGGAGCAGCACCGATCGGAATGAGCCGGGTGCGCGGTCCCTATCCTTGCGGGCATGACTGACCCGATTGCCGCCCTCACTCCGCGCGTCCAGGAGGCGATGGCTGCCGCGTTCGGTGCCGACTGGGCCGAGGCCGACCCGGTGATCCGCCCGGCGAACAAGCGGCAGACCGATGCCGACGTGCAGGTCAACGCCGCGATGGCGGCCGGCAAGCGTCTGGGTCGCCCGCCGCGCGAGGTCGCGCAGGCGATCGTGGACCACCTCGATCACGGGGACCTGGTCGAGCAGGTCGAGATCGCCGGGCCCGGGTTCCTCAACGTCACCTTCTCCTCCGCCTGGATCGGCCGGGCGGCCACCGCGCTGCGCGAGGACGACCACTTCGGCGTCGTACGCCCGCCCCAGCAGACCGTCGTGGTCGACTACTCCTCGGTCAACGCGGCCAAGGAGATGCACGTCGCCCACCTGCGCAGCGCCGTCGTCGGCGACTCCCTCGTGCGGACCCTGGAGTACCTCGGTCACGACGTGATCCGCCAGAACCACCTCGGCGACTGGGGTACGCCGTTCGGGATGCTCATCGAGCACCTGCTCGAGGTGGGGGAGGACAGCGACGACGCCCGCCTGCTGCAGAGCGATCCCAACGCGTTCTACCGGGCGGCGCGCGGCAAGTTCACGACCGCCGAGAACGCCGAACCCGCGGGCAGTGTCGGCGATTTCGACGTGCGCTCCCGTCGCAGGGTCACCCTGTTGCAGGCCGGTGAGGAGGACACGCTGCGGCTGTGGCGGGAGATCCTCGAGCTGTCCCGGGTCTACCTCAACCGGGTCTATGGCGAGCTCGACATCACCCTGACCGACGACGACATCGCCGGCGAGTCGTCGTACAACGACGAACTGCCCGGGATCTGCGACGCGTTGCAGGAGAAGGGCCTGGCCGTCATCAGCGAGGGCGCGCTGTGCGTCTTCCTCGACGGCTACCGCGGCCGGGACGACAAGCCGCTGCCGCTGATCGTGCGCAAGTCCGACGGCGGGTACGGCTACCCCGCAACGGATCTGGCCACCATCCGGCACCGCTCGCTCGATCTGCACGCCGACCGGGCGCTCTACGTCGTCGGGGCGCCGCAGCACCTGCACTTCCAGATGGTTTGGGAGACAGCGCGACTCGCGGGATGGATCAAGGACACCGAGCCGATCCACGTGCAGATCGGCAACGTGGTGGGCACGGACGGCAAGATCCTGCGCACCCGCTCGGGAGAGGTCGCGGACCTGCAGCATCTCGTGGACGCCGCGTTCGCGAAGGCGGCTGAGGTCATCGCCGAATCACGCCCCGAGCTGGATGCCCAGACGCGCGACGTCATCTCCCACCAGGTCGGCGTCGCGGCGCTGAAGTACGCCGACCTCTCGGTCGCGCACGACAGCGGCTATACGTTCGACCTGGACCGGATGGTGGCGCTGACCGGCGATACGGGCCCCTATCTGCAGTACGCAACGACCCGGATCCGCTCGATCCTGGCCCGCGCCGGCGTGGTCGAGCCGGTCGGACCCATCGTCGTCCGTGAGCCGGCCGAGCGCGCTCTGGCGTTGCGGCTGCTCGACTTCGGCGCTGTCGTCGTGCAGGTCGGCGAGACGCTGGAGCCGCACCGACTGTGCACCTACCTGTCCGAGCTCGCCCAGACCTTCTCGACGTTCTACGAGCAGTGCCCGGTGGTCAAGGCCGAGGACGACGAGGTGCGCGAGTCACGCCTCGCCCTGTGCCATCTGACCCGGGCGGTGCTGGTCGACGGGCTGGGACTGCTCGGCATCACCGCGCCCGACCAGATGTAGCCGCAGCGGCCGACGGCTGGGGTCGTGGCGCGCCGTAGAGAGCGCGCGACGACCCTGCCCGTCGGGCGGTGGTCAGCTCGCCGGGTAGCCCTGCGGATTCTCCGACTGCCAGCGCCAGGTGTCGGCGCACATGTCGTCGATGCTGCGGTGCGCGCTCCAGCCCAGCTCCTCGTGCGCGCGCGTCGGGTCGGCCCAGTACGCCGGAAGGTCGCCGGGGCGCCGTCCGACGATCTCGTGGGCCAGCTCGTGGCCGACCGCACGCTCGAAGGCGTGCAGCAGTTGCAGCACCGAGGTGCCGGTGCCGGTGCCGAGGTTGAAGGCACGCACCGGTTCGGACATCGAGTCCAGGTGTTCGAGCGCCGCGACATGCCCGGCGGCGAGATCCTCGACGTGGATGTAGTCGCGCTCGCAGGTGCCGTCGGCCGTCGGGTAGTCGCCGCCGAAGATGCTCAGCTTGTCGCGCCGTCCCACGGCCACCTGGGCGATGAACGGCATCAGGTTGTTGGGGATGCCCGAGGGGTCCTCGCCCATCCGGCCGGAGGGGTGCGCGCCGACCGGGTTGAAGTAGCGCAGCAGCGCGACCGACAGGTCGGGGGTGGCCGCAGCGGTGTCGGTGAGGACCTGCTCGATCATGACCTTCGTGCGGCCGTAGGGTGACGCGGCCGAAAGGGGCTGGTAATCCTCGTTGTACGGGACGGGCGCGTGGTCGCCGTACACCGTCGCGGAGGAGGAGAAGACGAATCTGTGCACGCCGTGGCGGCGCATGGCGGCCAGCAGCGAGAAGGTGCTGTCGAGGTTGTTGCGGTAGTACTCCAGCGGCTTGCCGACGCTCTCGCCGACCGCCTTCAGGCCCGCGAAGTGGATGACGGCGTCGATGGGCTGCTCGGCGAACACCTGGTCGGTCTTGTCGGCGTCGCACAGGTCGATCGCGTGAAGGGGGACGTGCTGGCCGCTCACCTGCTCGATGCGGTCGACGGCCGACGGCTTGCTGTTGGCAAAATCGTCGGCGAGCACGACATCATGGCCGTGGGCGAGCAGGTTGACCGCGGTGTGTGAGCCGATGTAGCCGGCCCCGCCGGAGACGAGAACTCGCATGGCAAGGGATCCTACGGGCACCATGCGAGGGTGTCGGAAGCTCTCGAGGAGCACAGCAGAGCCGGAGAGGGGAGCATGAACACACCGTGGACGTCCACGCACGTGGACACCGTCCGTGCCGCGCGATTGCCACGCCAGCGGGGTGGATACAGCGTCGAGGACGTCGACCGGCAGCTCGCCCGGATCGCCATCCTGATGCGCCAACAGCGGCCCGTACCGCAGGTGTCGACACTCGCGCTGCGCCGCTCCCGGCTGCGTGAGGGCTACACCCCCGAGGCGGTTGAAGCGCTGCTCGCGCACGTCGCGGCGTGGCAGCACGACTTCGATCTGGCCTCGCCTCCGCCGAACCCTGCGCAGCCCGCGTCGACCGACAGCGGGAGTGGCCGCCGCGAGTGGACCGGCAAGCAGCAGGACTGGGTGCGGGAGATCTGCTTCGCCCGACGCACCGGCACCCGCGCGTACGACGAGGGTGAGGTGGACGCGTTCCTGGATCAGGTGTTGCTCGCGATGGCCAAGGGCGAGGAGCTGCCGCGGATCGAGACGGTGCGCTTCTACCCGCCGAAGCGAGGCCGGGGTGGTT
Coding sequences within:
- the argS gene encoding arginine--tRNA ligase translates to MTDPIAALTPRVQEAMAAAFGADWAEADPVIRPANKRQTDADVQVNAAMAAGKRLGRPPREVAQAIVDHLDHGDLVEQVEIAGPGFLNVTFSSAWIGRAATALREDDHFGVVRPPQQTVVVDYSSVNAAKEMHVAHLRSAVVGDSLVRTLEYLGHDVIRQNHLGDWGTPFGMLIEHLLEVGEDSDDARLLQSDPNAFYRAARGKFTTAENAEPAGSVGDFDVRSRRRVTLLQAGEEDTLRLWREILELSRVYLNRVYGELDITLTDDDIAGESSYNDELPGICDALQEKGLAVISEGALCVFLDGYRGRDDKPLPLIVRKSDGGYGYPATDLATIRHRSLDLHADRALYVVGAPQHLHFQMVWETARLAGWIKDTEPIHVQIGNVVGTDGKILRTRSGEVADLQHLVDAAFAKAAEVIAESRPELDAQTRDVISHQVGVAALKYADLSVAHDSGYTFDLDRMVALTGDTGPYLQYATTRIRSILARAGVVEPVGPIVVREPAERALALRLLDFGAVVVQVGETLEPHRLCTYLSELAQTFSTFYEQCPVVKAEDDEVRESRLALCHLTRAVLVDGLGLLGITAPDQM
- a CDS encoding GDSL-type esterase/lipase family protein yields the protein MAHPGLGYDNRTGRGPGRVVRTMSALVPGVRRVWRQATPYADAWHARNVETIDRPGRRWIVLGDSMSQGIGASAYDLGWVVQLAGRLAADGHDLQIINLSATGACVTDVLEQQLPALERLGVRDDDLVTVMVGSNDLFGGRRRRAALPGAYSRLVESVPAGSLVATLPQPSGPARAANVFVEAADASGRIVMVDLRVTGPSSWRGRLAADYFHPNDAGYAAIAAAFEPTLRQVLAAPSRSREPPRGGDISPPPDG
- a CDS encoding undecaprenyl-diphosphate phosphatase, producing MNHLSYLQAVVMGLLQGVTELFPVSSLGHSLLVPAWIGGSWSDLVTQQGSKSATPFLAFIVALHVATAFALIAFQWRDWLQVLGGVGDLARDRRMRTPRSRLLVLLVAATIPIGIIGLVLDKPLRHLFSHPLAAAIFLTLNGLVLLAVELLTRRARRTPVRAHAADAGGAELDFSGTGFGEAIAIGTSQALALLPGISRSGVTISAGLLRGWSHERAVHFAFLLATPVILAAGVLKVPELFGPEGKGIHGQVLVGFVVAFVAAYAAARWLTRFLRTRTLYPFVIYCLIAGIVSIIRFA
- a CDS encoding DivIVA domain-containing protein, with translation MNTPWTSTHVDTVRAARLPRQRGGYSVEDVDRQLARIAILMRQQRPVPQVSTLALRRSRLREGYTPEAVEALLAHVAAWQHDFDLASPPPNPAQPASTDSGSGRREWTGKQQDWVREICFARRTGTRAYDEGEVDAFLDQVLLAMAKGEELPRIETVRFYPPKRGRGGYDAIAVDVFLDQLGTIRPILR
- a CDS encoding MmcQ/YjbR family DNA-binding protein codes for the protein MGRRATVADVHRLAAAMPYAQRKAGTRENPVYQVGGKTFVFFRNPRPDAVDPDTGERYTDVIMLRVPDEQDKQALVQDPDSPFFTTPHFEGHSSVLVRASRIGEVAVDELAEIVADAWLSCASAARQRAWLEQHRSE
- the uvrA gene encoding excinuclease ABC subunit UvrA, translated to MPDDPIDHFVHVRGASEHNLKHIDVDLPRDAMVAFTGVSGSGKSSLAFGTLYAEAQRRYFESVAPYARRLLQQVGAPHVQEITGLPPAVALQQRRGAPSSRSTVGTLTTLSNLLRMLYSRAGTYPQGAKRLGAEAFSPNTAAGACPVCHGLGEVHDVAEDLLVPDPSLSIRDGAIAAWPGAWQGKNLLRITKTVGIDVDVPWRDLARKDRDWLLYTDEQPRVLVDRRGEADDSTGRDYYGTFWSARKYVRHTLADTKSQMMRDKAMRFVRSDTCTACGGTGLQPDSLAVTVRGLNIAATNALSFVELTALLRPVAELTHAGAATSYADSGEATEVAVRLAGDLVSRVQVLLDLGLGYLSLGRSSTTLSPGEAQRLRIATQLRSGLFGVVYVLDEPSAGLHPADAAPLLDVLDRLKSSGNSLFVVEHDLDVVRRADWIIDIGPGAGEHGGQVLYSGPVDGLEQVEESVTGDYLFGRAEPLERPGRSPHGWLHLQGITRHNLSDLSVDVPLCVLTAVTGVSGSGKSTLVTQVLSELVRQHLGQASDDEEETAFAVDVDDATGLESFDRLVRVDQRPIGRTPRSNLATYTGLFDAVRKLYAATSEARERGYGVGRFSFNVAEGRCETCQGEGFVSVELLFLPGTYAPCPTCHGARYNAETLEIQYRGRNIADVLALSVEEAADFLADVPSAARSLTTLREVGLGYLRLGQPATELSGGEAQRIKLATELQRARRGHALYLLDEPTAGLHPADIALLVRQLHRLVDAGNTVVLVEHDLDTIASADWVIDLGPGGGDAGGHVVATGTPGEVAAATGSATAPYLRARLTDS
- the galE gene encoding UDP-glucose 4-epimerase GalE → MRVLVSGGAGYIGSHTAVNLLAHGHDVVLADDFANSKPSAVDRIEQVSGQHVPLHAIDLCDADKTDQVFAEQPIDAVIHFAGLKAVGESVGKPLEYYRNNLDSTFSLLAAMRRHGVHRFVFSSSATVYGDHAPVPYNEDYQPLSAASPYGRTKVMIEQVLTDTAAATPDLSVALLRYFNPVGAHPSGRMGEDPSGIPNNLMPFIAQVAVGRRDKLSIFGGDYPTADGTCERDYIHVEDLAAGHVAALEHLDSMSEPVRAFNLGTGTGTSVLQLLHAFERAVGHELAHEIVGRRPGDLPAYWADPTRAHEELGWSAHRSIDDMCADTWRWQSENPQGYPAS